In one window of Tenacibaculum mesophilum DNA:
- a CDS encoding Dph6-related ATP pyrophosphatase, with product MKKAYFNWSSGKDSSLALYKILQQKEYDVQKLITNVNQDYQRVSMHGLHEDLLNAQTESIGIPLEKIYFPAEVTMDLYNQRMKEKTAELKEAGLVNGIFGDIFLEDLRAYRDSKLQEVGITGVYPLWKQDTKELLREFLDLGFKTITVCVNAKLLGEEFVGRVIDEGFINELPDGVDVCGENGEFHTFCYDGPIFKKPVEFEIGEKVLKSYTLHKNDDDNCYQDSKKTKKSEETTTKNYDRSFWYCDLQLKK from the coding sequence ATGAAAAAAGCCTATTTTAACTGGAGTTCAGGAAAAGATTCGTCATTAGCATTGTATAAAATTTTACAACAAAAAGAATACGATGTACAAAAATTGATAACAAATGTAAATCAAGATTATCAGCGTGTTTCAATGCATGGTTTACATGAGGATTTACTGAATGCACAGACTGAAAGCATTGGTATTCCTTTAGAAAAAATATATTTTCCAGCTGAGGTTACAATGGATTTATATAATCAAAGAATGAAAGAGAAGACTGCGGAGTTAAAAGAAGCAGGACTTGTAAATGGTATTTTTGGTGATATTTTCTTGGAAGACTTGAGAGCATATCGCGATTCGAAGCTACAAGAGGTTGGAATTACTGGTGTTTACCCACTTTGGAAACAAGATACAAAAGAATTACTTAGAGAGTTTTTAGATTTAGGCTTTAAAACAATTACTGTTTGTGTGAATGCAAAATTGCTAGGAGAAGAATTTGTAGGGAGAGTTATTGATGAAGGTTTTATTAATGAACTTCCTGATGGAGTTGATGTTTGTGGGGAGAATGGAGAGTTCCATACGTTTTGTTATGACGGTCCTATTTTTAAGAAACCTGTGGAGTTTGAAATAGGAGAGAAGGTATTGAAATCGTATACGTTACATAAAAACGATGATGACAATTGTTATCAAGATTCAAAGAAAACTAAGAAATCAGAAGAAACGACTACTAAAAACTATGATAGAAGTTTTTGGTACTGTGATTTACAGCTAAAAAAGTAA
- a CDS encoding DUF6122 family protein, with the protein MQQFIHYFLHFGFPVFIAFFFFKKNWIKVAITLLATMLVDIDHLLASPIFDPNRCSFGFHLFHSYYAIGVYVILLFFKRPYNIIGLGLLLHMLTDFIDCLFMYNTCSSCLENAPAQRLLEAINKLLF; encoded by the coding sequence GTGCAACAATTCATCCATTATTTTTTACATTTCGGATTTCCTGTTTTTATCGCTTTCTTCTTTTTTAAAAAAAATTGGATAAAAGTTGCTATAACACTACTAGCAACTATGCTAGTAGATATAGATCACTTATTAGCAAGCCCTATATTTGACCCAAACCGATGTAGTTTTGGGTTTCACCTATTTCATTCCTACTATGCTATTGGAGTGTATGTTATTTTACTTTTTTTTAAAAGACCATACAACATTATTGGCTTAGGGCTATTATTACATATGCTAACCGACTTTATCGATTGTTTGTTTATGTACAACACTTGTAGTTCTTGCCTAGAAAATGCTCCTGCTCAAAGACTATTAGAAGCTATAAATAAATTACTTTTTTAG
- a CDS encoding TIGR02757 family protein — translation MNNKELKDFLDEKVIQYNNPDFIDSDPIQIPHQFSVKEDIEIAGFLAATIAWGNRKMIINNSHKMMDLMGSSPYDFVLNHSEEDLANFDGFVHRTFNADDFKFFVQALKNIYQNHGGLEAVLKPKDKADNYQHAIHRFKQVFFEIPHQPRTLKHVSDPLKGSASKRINMFLRWMVRDNTTGVDLGIWKTHSSAHLHCPLDVHTGNIARKLKILTRKQNDWKAIQELDLTLRTFDKKDPVKYDFALFGLGVFEKF, via the coding sequence ATGAACAATAAAGAGCTTAAAGATTTTTTAGACGAAAAGGTTATACAATATAATAATCCTGATTTTATTGATAGTGATCCTATTCAAATTCCACACCAATTTTCAGTAAAAGAAGATATTGAAATTGCTGGTTTTTTAGCAGCAACTATTGCTTGGGGAAATCGTAAAATGATTATTAACAACTCCCATAAAATGATGGATTTAATGGGAAGTTCTCCTTATGATTTTGTTCTCAATCATTCTGAAGAAGATTTAGCTAATTTTGACGGATTTGTACACAGAACATTTAATGCCGATGATTTTAAGTTCTTTGTTCAGGCATTAAAAAACATCTATCAGAATCATGGGGGATTAGAAGCTGTTTTAAAACCAAAAGATAAAGCAGATAATTACCAACATGCTATACATCGTTTCAAACAAGTTTTTTTTGAAATCCCTCATCAACCAAGAACTCTAAAACATGTTTCTGACCCTTTAAAAGGCTCTGCATCTAAAAGAATTAATATGTTTTTACGTTGGATGGTTCGCGATAATACCACTGGAGTCGATTTAGGCATATGGAAAACACACTCGTCAGCACACTTACATTGTCCGTTAGATGTTCACACAGGAAATATTGCTAGAAAACTAAAAATACTTACTAGGAAGCAAAATGATTGGAAAGCTATTCAAGAACTTGATCTTACTTTAAGAACGTTTGATAAAAAGGATCCTGTGAAATATGATTTTGCCCTTTTTGGTTTAGGTGTATTTGAAAAGTTTTAA
- a CDS encoding Crp/Fnr family transcriptional regulator, with protein sequence MNELKRLLYDLIGLTENEFKTFYNQLEKKEYKSKTLVIKEGRKAKDLYFIESGFFRTFKNIEGKEFTTYFSCDNQFITVFDSFIYQTPSLEFLEAIEDSVVYKISFESLTQLYKESPNFEKFGRVLAEQNHLCAQQRVLTMQTKSAKKKYLDFIKNYDKKIVLRAPQYQIASFLGIAAESLSRIRKEVTIS encoded by the coding sequence ATGAACGAACTCAAAAGATTATTATACGACTTAATCGGACTTACTGAAAATGAGTTTAAAACATTTTATAATCAATTAGAAAAAAAAGAGTATAAATCAAAAACATTAGTTATTAAAGAAGGGAGAAAAGCTAAGGATTTATACTTTATTGAATCTGGTTTTTTTAGAACATTTAAAAATATAGAAGGTAAAGAGTTTACAACCTATTTTTCTTGCGATAACCAGTTTATAACAGTTTTTGATAGTTTTATATACCAAACTCCTTCTCTTGAATTTCTAGAAGCTATTGAAGATAGCGTAGTTTATAAAATTTCTTTTGAAAGTTTAACTCAATTATATAAAGAATCTCCCAACTTTGAGAAGTTTGGTAGAGTTTTAGCTGAGCAAAATCACCTTTGTGCACAACAAAGAGTTCTAACTATGCAAACAAAATCGGCTAAAAAAAAGTATTTAGACTTTATTAAAAACTATGATAAAAAAATTGTTTTAAGAGCTCCTCAATACCAAATCGCAAGCTTTCTTGGTATAGCTGCCGAATCTTTGAGTAGGATTCGAAAAGAAGTTACTATTTCCTAA
- a CDS encoding SMP-30/gluconolactonase/LRE family protein: MKIASLVKYATLLILLIFITSVTFKSCSINPEAWFPPTPPKLVGALHENELLSSTQHIDLDGWYGPEDIAVDNQGNLYCGVHISETDFSDGRILKIDTSGKVSVFCNTESWVAGLHFDSNQNLIACDLKRGLISVDKKGKITTLASEDENGNKFLIPNDVDIASDGTIYFTNTSSKIPFSRTHIWKLLMEAKPDGGLYSYNPKTKEVKTLIEGTYFGNGVAVSQKDDFVLMVDLAKYRILRYWLKGSNKGTTDIFLDNLPGFPNGVSRRTDGSFWLGFSTKRDSSLDEIHSKPLVKKLVYGLPLFLQPKVARYGMIMHLSADGEILKTYYDTTGKVVSEASSVEEHDGYLYLGGDVSGYIGKYKLEN; encoded by the coding sequence ATGAAAATTGCATCATTAGTAAAATACGCTACATTATTAATCTTACTCATTTTTATAACCAGTGTTACTTTTAAATCATGTTCAATTAATCCAGAAGCTTGGTTTCCTCCTACACCTCCTAAATTAGTAGGCGCGCTTCATGAAAATGAACTACTAAGCTCAACTCAACACATCGATTTAGACGGTTGGTATGGGCCTGAGGATATTGCAGTAGATAATCAAGGAAATCTATATTGTGGAGTTCATATTTCTGAAACAGACTTTTCAGATGGTAGAATTTTAAAAATTGACACATCGGGAAAAGTTTCTGTGTTTTGTAATACTGAATCTTGGGTTGCTGGTCTGCATTTTGACAGCAATCAAAATCTAATTGCTTGTGACTTAAAAAGAGGTTTAATCAGTGTAGATAAAAAAGGAAAAATTACCACTTTAGCAAGTGAAGATGAAAACGGGAACAAGTTTCTTATCCCCAATGATGTAGACATTGCTTCTGATGGAACTATTTACTTTACCAATACTTCTTCTAAAATTCCTTTTAGTAGAACACATATTTGGAAACTATTAATGGAAGCTAAACCTGATGGAGGTCTTTATAGTTACAATCCGAAAACCAAAGAAGTAAAAACACTTATAGAGGGTACTTATTTCGGAAACGGTGTTGCGGTTTCTCAAAAGGATGACTTTGTGTTAATGGTAGATTTGGCTAAATATAGAATTCTTAGATACTGGTTAAAAGGCAGTAATAAAGGAACAACAGATATTTTTCTTGATAACCTACCTGGTTTTCCTAATGGAGTTTCTAGAAGAACCGATGGTAGTTTTTGGCTTGGTTTTTCAACTAAAAGAGATTCTTCTTTAGATGAAATACACTCTAAACCTCTTGTAAAAAAGTTAGTATATGGTCTTCCTCTATTTTTACAACCTAAAGTAGCTCGCTATGGAATGATTATGCATTTGAGTGCTGATGGAGAGATTTTAAAAACTTATTATGACACGACTGGTAAAGTTGTGTCAGAAGCTAGTTCTGTTGAAGAGCATGATGGATATCTTTATCTTGGCGGAGATGTGTCTGGTTATATTGGAAAATACAAATTAGAGAATTAA
- the rimO gene encoding 30S ribosomal protein S12 methylthiotransferase RimO, which yields MRTKTTKQNKINVVTLGCSKNVYDSEVLMGQLKANGKEVVHEDENDDGNIVVINTCGFIGKAKEESVETILHYAQKKEEGEVDKVFVTGCLSERYKPDLEAEITNVDQYFGTHDLPNLLKVLEADYKHELIGERLTTTPEHYAYLKIAEGCDRPCSFCAIPLMRGKHKSTPIEDLVTEATKLAEKGIKEIMLIAQDLTYYGLDIYKKRALADLLKELVKVEGIEWIRLHYAFPTGFPMDVLEVMKNEPKVCNYLDIPLQHINTEILKSMKRGTTHEKTTSLIHKFREAVPNMAIRTTLIVGYPGETEEQFQELKDWVEEMRFERLGAFEYSHEENTGAYVLEDDVPADVKFRRVNEIMEVQSQISWELNQEKIGKTFKCLFDRKDGEYYYGRTEFDSPDVDNDVIVDAREYYIKLGEFIDIEIFDAGDFDLHGKPVVKQERPVPLNQKRK from the coding sequence ATGCGTACCAAAACAACAAAACAAAACAAAATTAATGTAGTTACTTTAGGTTGCTCTAAAAACGTTTACGATAGTGAAGTGTTAATGGGGCAGTTAAAAGCTAATGGTAAAGAAGTGGTTCATGAAGATGAAAATGACGATGGAAATATTGTAGTAATTAATACGTGTGGTTTTATTGGTAAAGCCAAAGAAGAAAGTGTAGAAACTATTTTACACTATGCACAAAAGAAAGAAGAAGGTGAAGTAGATAAAGTGTTTGTTACGGGGTGTTTAAGCGAACGTTACAAGCCAGACTTAGAAGCTGAAATTACCAATGTAGATCAGTATTTTGGTACACACGATTTACCAAATTTGTTAAAAGTTTTAGAAGCAGACTATAAGCATGAGTTAATCGGTGAACGTTTAACCACGACTCCAGAGCATTATGCCTATTTAAAGATTGCAGAAGGATGTGACCGCCCGTGTTCGTTCTGTGCCATTCCGTTAATGCGTGGCAAGCATAAATCGACACCAATTGAAGATTTGGTTACAGAAGCAACGAAATTGGCAGAAAAAGGGATTAAGGAAATTATGCTAATCGCACAAGATTTAACCTATTACGGATTGGATATCTATAAAAAGCGTGCTTTAGCAGATTTATTAAAAGAATTAGTAAAAGTTGAAGGTATAGAGTGGATTCGTTTGCATTATGCATTTCCAACAGGTTTCCCTATGGATGTATTGGAAGTGATGAAAAACGAACCAAAGGTTTGTAATTATCTAGATATTCCGTTACAGCATATCAATACCGAAATTTTAAAGTCGATGAAGCGTGGTACAACGCACGAAAAAACGACTTCGCTGATTCATAAATTTCGAGAGGCAGTGCCAAACATGGCAATTCGTACAACATTAATTGTTGGATATCCGGGAGAAACTGAAGAGCAATTCCAAGAATTAAAAGACTGGGTAGAAGAGATGCGTTTTGAGCGTTTAGGAGCTTTTGAATACTCGCATGAAGAAAATACAGGAGCGTATGTTTTAGAAGACGATGTACCTGCGGATGTAAAGTTTAGAAGGGTGAATGAAATCATGGAAGTGCAGTCGCAAATTTCTTGGGAATTGAATCAAGAGAAAATAGGAAAGACGTTCAAATGTTTATTCGATAGAAAAGATGGAGAGTACTATTACGGACGTACCGAGTTTGACTCACCAGATGTAGATAATGACGTAATTGTTGATGCTCGTGAGTATTATATCAAACTAGGAGAGTTTATCGATATTGAAATTTTTGATGCAGGTGATTTTGACTTGCACGGAAAACCAGTAGTAAAACAAGAAAGACCAGTTCCTTTAAATCAAAAGAGAAAATAA
- a CDS encoding PAS domain-containing protein produces MKNCFDKMMSLDIYTSNLTNDEYSKIANNLTLASKKSINILSWGIQQLFMSSTVSNDINVLKNLRKNYNWKNNITSILNENYYEALVLTDVTKKIIWANDGFSKMTGYDIDFVINKTGRFFQGEKTKESTRKRIRNKLLKGKPFKDIIVNYRKDKSYYKCELYIIPLYKNSPTEVTHFLALEKEIA; encoded by the coding sequence ATGAAAAACTGTTTTGACAAAATGATGTCTCTTGATATTTATACATCTAACTTAACTAATGATGAGTATTCTAAAATAGCCAATAACCTTACACTCGCTTCCAAAAAAAGTATAAATATTTTAAGTTGGGGAATTCAACAGTTATTTATGAGTTCAACAGTTTCTAATGATATTAATGTTTTAAAAAACTTACGTAAAAACTACAACTGGAAAAATAACATAACTTCTATTTTAAACGAGAACTATTATGAAGCGCTTGTATTAACAGATGTTACAAAAAAAATTATTTGGGCTAACGATGGCTTCTCTAAAATGACTGGATATGACATTGATTTTGTTATTAACAAAACTGGACGTTTTTTTCAAGGAGAAAAGACAAAAGAAAGTACTCGAAAACGAATTAGAAATAAATTATTAAAAGGGAAACCTTTTAAAGATATTATTGTTAATTATAGAAAAGATAAGTCCTACTACAAGTGTGAGTTATATATTATTCCTTTATATAAAAACAGCCCTACAGAAGTTACTCATTTTTTAGCTTTAGAAAAAGAAATAGCTTAG